One part of the Peromyscus eremicus chromosome 18, PerEre_H2_v1, whole genome shotgun sequence genome encodes these proteins:
- the LOC131894978 gene encoding disks large homolog 5-like isoform X2: protein MNKVDKLTRQLQMMTNERNELSIMLANFTNNDLNNRLNFEVEMLNMEHKKVMVDLEKFPKEISEALNKCKEVTEETLSCSILHSQLLSEWTHLKEKVSILREENRKLRGEQISLQESCEELRTLCGEAHEKIYDLWAKEKQKQERLEERLQYLLKQRDLVTKHKVLAEKLQHYFTVSQMSTT, encoded by the exons ATGAACAAGGTGGATAAACTGACCCGTCAGCTACAGATGATGACCAATGAAAGGAATGAACTCTCTATAATGCTGGCCAATTTCACCAACAATGATTTGaacaacag gctgAATTTTGAGGTGGAGATGCTGAATATGGAGCATAAAAAAGTGATGGTGGACCTGGAGAAATTCCCTAAAGAGATTAGTGAGGCCTTGAACAAGTGCAAGGAGGTGACAGAGGAAACTCTCTCCTGCAG CATCCTTCACAGCCAGCTCCTGAGTGAGTGGACTCATCTGAAGGAAAAAGTGAGCATCTTGAGAGAGGAGAACCGAAAGCTGAGGGGGGAGCAGATTTCACTACAAGAGTCCTGTGAGGAGCTGAGGACGCTCTGTGGGGAGGCCCATGAGAAGATCTATGACCTCTGGGCCAAGGAAAAGCAG aaacaggaaagattGGAGGAGAGACTGCAATACCTGCTGAAGCAGAGAGATCTGGTCACCAAGCACAAGGTCTTGGCAGAAAAGCTGCAGCATTACTTCACTGTCTCCCAGATGAG CACCACTTAA
- the LOC131894978 gene encoding disks large homolog 5-like isoform X1: MLARLSRLLGRRKGEHNETRERQKEAGLHSQCHTSRNKWFRGKHRTTGKASTPTSLTEQEQQMNKVDKLTRQLQMMTNERNELSIMLANFTNNDLNNRLNFEVEMLNMEHKKVMVDLEKFPKEISEALNKCKEVTEETLSCSILHSQLLSEWTHLKEKVSILREENRKLRGEQISLQESCEELRTLCGEAHEKIYDLWAKEKQKQERLEERLQYLLKQRDLVTKHKVLAEKLQHYFTVSQMSTT; encoded by the exons ATGTTGGCAAGACTGAGCAGGCTCCTTGGGAGACGGAAGGGAGAACATAATGAGactagagagaggcagaaggaagctggccttCATTCTCAGTGCCACACATCAAGGAATAAATGGTTCCGGGGAAAGCACA GGACTACTGGAAAGGCATCAACTCCAACCTCCCTCACTGAGCAAGAACAGCAGATGAACAAGGTGGATAAACTGACCCGTCAGCTACAGATGATGACCAATGAAAGGAATGAACTCTCTATAATGCTGGCCAATTTCACCAACAATGATTTGaacaacag gctgAATTTTGAGGTGGAGATGCTGAATATGGAGCATAAAAAAGTGATGGTGGACCTGGAGAAATTCCCTAAAGAGATTAGTGAGGCCTTGAACAAGTGCAAGGAGGTGACAGAGGAAACTCTCTCCTGCAG CATCCTTCACAGCCAGCTCCTGAGTGAGTGGACTCATCTGAAGGAAAAAGTGAGCATCTTGAGAGAGGAGAACCGAAAGCTGAGGGGGGAGCAGATTTCACTACAAGAGTCCTGTGAGGAGCTGAGGACGCTCTGTGGGGAGGCCCATGAGAAGATCTATGACCTCTGGGCCAAGGAAAAGCAG aaacaggaaagattGGAGGAGAGACTGCAATACCTGCTGAAGCAGAGAGATCTGGTCACCAAGCACAAGGTCTTGGCAGAAAAGCTGCAGCATTACTTCACTGTCTCCCAGATGAG CACCACTTAA